A portion of the Rhinolophus sinicus isolate RSC01 linkage group LG03, ASM3656204v1, whole genome shotgun sequence genome contains these proteins:
- the LOC109445566 gene encoding LOW QUALITY PROTEIN: GTP-binding nuclear protein Ran (The sequence of the model RefSeq protein was modified relative to this genomic sequence to represent the inferred CDS: deleted 1 base in 1 codon; substituted 1 base at 1 genomic stop codon) yields the protein MAAQGEPQVQFKIVLVVVGGTGKTTFVKCHLTGEFEKYVAIFGVQVHPLVFHTNRGPIKFNVWDTAGQEKFGGLTDGYYIQAQCAIIMFDVTSRVTYKNVPNCHRDLVRVCENIIIVLCGNKVMDIKDRKVKAKSTVFHQKKNLQHXDISAKSNYNFEKPFLWLARKLIGDPNLKFAAMPALAPPEVVLDPALLAQYEHDLDVAQKTALLDEDDNL from the exons ATGGCTGCCCAAGGAGAACCCCAAGTTCAGTTCAAAATTGTATTGGTTGTTGTTGGTGGGACTGGGAAAACTACATTTGTGAAATGTCACCTGACTGGCGAATTTGAGAAGTATGTAGCTATCTTCGGTGTTCAAGTCCATCCCCTCGTGTTTCATACCAACAGAGGACCTATTAAGTTCAATGTGTGGGATACCGCTGGTCAGGAGAAATTTGGTGGACTGACAGATGGCTATTACATCCAAGCCCAGTGTGCCATTATAATGTTTGATGTAACTTCCAGAGTAACTTACAAGAATGTGCCTAACTGTCATAGAGATCTGGTACGAGTATGTGAAAACATCATCATTGTGCTGTGTGGCAATAAAGTG ATGGATATTAAAGACAGGAAAGTGAAGGCAAAATCAACTGTCTTCCACCAAAAGAAGAATCTTCAGCACTAGGACATCTCTGCCAAAAGTAACTACAACTTTGAAAAACCCTTCCTCTGGCTTGCTCGAAAACTCATCGGAGACCCTAACTTGAAGTTCGCTGCCATGCCTGCCCTTGCCCCACCAGAGGTTGTCCTGGATCCCGCCTTGCTAGCACAGTACGAGCATGACCTAGACGTTGCTCAGAAAACTGCCCTCCTGGATGAGGATGACAACCTGTGA